A region of Thiofilum sp. DNA encodes the following proteins:
- the sulP gene encoding SulP family inorganic anion transporter, giving the protein MAWLYQLFKDIPLRFTPFLSWIGELKQFSVLKADALAGLSVALVLIPQSMAYASLAGLPAQVGLYASFLPVIIAAVLGSSRHLATGPVAVVSLMSAAALQGVLGSNPDPTTFIAYSAFLALIVGVIQLSLGLLRLGVLVDFLSHPVIVGFTNAAALIIASSQLSKLFGLKIPDLEHQYEVVWHTIKSLGHSHWPTVAMAGFSLFTLLVLRRYAPKLPNILITVVIATVLAMLTGYEEMGGKVVGKIAAGLPELSIPSISAHHLVQLIASGLVIALVGFVEAISIAKSIAAQTRHPLSANQELVGQGLANMVSGIFQGYAVSGSFSRTAVNYASKARTGFSSVVTGLLVALTLLFFVDWLYHLPQATLAAVIMIAVLGLIKFEPLRHAWKVTYHDGIVGIVTFITTLVVAPHLEYGIMAGVLLSLGLFLYRTMSPHFAEVSRHPDGSLRDINRHNLVSSETVGIYRFDGDLYFANSGYLEGKLLNSVAQKPKMKVLVLDMESVDQVDSTGEEMLIRVADRLKGLGIEFYLARVKMPVCKAFQRSGLTAHIGEERFFRERTEAVCHAKEVLGDAIDITPILFYTQPKTA; this is encoded by the coding sequence TTGGCTTGGCTATATCAGTTATTTAAAGATATACCGTTGCGGTTCACCCCTTTTTTAAGCTGGATTGGTGAGCTAAAGCAATTCAGTGTGCTAAAAGCGGATGCCTTAGCAGGTTTAAGTGTTGCTCTAGTACTCATTCCGCAGTCGATGGCGTATGCCTCGCTGGCGGGTTTGCCTGCTCAAGTAGGGCTGTACGCTTCGTTTTTACCCGTCATTATTGCAGCAGTATTGGGTTCCTCACGCCATTTAGCGACCGGTCCGGTGGCGGTGGTATCATTAATGTCGGCTGCTGCTTTGCAGGGAGTGTTGGGGTCAAATCCTGATCCTACTACCTTTATTGCTTATTCAGCCTTTTTAGCTCTTATTGTCGGCGTTATCCAACTCTCACTGGGGCTGTTGAGGTTAGGCGTATTGGTCGACTTCTTATCACATCCAGTAATTGTCGGTTTTACCAATGCCGCTGCGCTGATTATTGCTTCCTCACAATTAAGCAAATTATTTGGCTTAAAAATCCCCGACCTTGAGCATCAGTATGAGGTGGTATGGCACACGATTAAATCATTAGGTCATTCCCACTGGCCGACCGTAGCGATGGCGGGATTTTCTTTATTTACACTGCTAGTGTTACGGCGCTATGCCCCTAAATTACCCAATATTCTTATTACAGTAGTGATAGCAACTGTATTAGCGATGTTGACAGGTTATGAAGAAATGGGGGGTAAAGTGGTGGGTAAAATCGCCGCTGGTTTACCAGAACTTAGTATTCCTAGCATTTCTGCGCATCATTTAGTGCAATTAATTGCCTCTGGTCTTGTTATTGCTTTGGTAGGCTTTGTGGAGGCTATCTCTATTGCTAAGTCTATTGCTGCGCAAACTCGCCATCCACTATCGGCTAATCAAGAGTTAGTGGGGCAGGGGTTGGCTAATATGGTGTCAGGTATTTTTCAAGGTTATGCCGTTTCTGGTTCCTTCTCGCGCACGGCGGTCAATTATGCTTCCAAAGCACGTACCGGATTTTCATCGGTAGTCACAGGGTTATTAGTGGCTTTAACGTTATTATTTTTTGTTGACTGGTTATACCACTTACCTCAAGCGACCTTAGCGGCTGTCATTATGATTGCGGTACTAGGGTTGATTAAGTTTGAGCCATTACGTCATGCATGGAAGGTGACTTATCATGATGGAATCGTGGGTATTGTCACGTTTATTACGACCTTAGTGGTAGCGCCACATCTAGAGTATGGGATTATGGCTGGGGTGTTATTGTCACTAGGGCTATTCTTATATCGCACTATGAGTCCGCATTTTGCTGAAGTATCACGGCATCCAGACGGCTCTTTACGAGATATTAATCGCCATAACTTAGTTAGTAGTGAGACGGTAGGTATTTATCGTTTTGATGGGGATCTATATTTCGCTAATTCAGGCTATTTAGAAGGGAAACTACTCAATAGTGTCGCCCAGAAGCCGAAAATGAAAGTGTTAGTGCTCGATATGGAATCAGTCGATCAGGTGGATTCAACTGGAGAGGAAATGCTCATTCGTGTTGCTGACCGTTTAAAAGGCTTGGGCATAGAGTTTTACTTAGCACGGGTAAAAATGCCAGTGTGTAAAGCGTTCCAGCGCTCTGGTTTAACGGCTCATATTGGTGAAGAGCGCTTTTTCCGCGAGCGCACCGAAGCGGTGTGTCATGCTAAAGAAGTGTTGGGAGATGCGATTGATATTACGCCCATTTTATTCTACACCCAGCCTAAGACGGCTTAG
- a CDS encoding metalloregulator ArsR/SmtB family transcription factor: MMQEDYSLPFDMLGKDEDIDRASRSLKAISHPLRLKILCVLGEDEVNVQDIVENVGTSQSNISQHLAILRDKGILTSRKDANKVFYKVGDYRTLRLISMMQEVFCTPAVKR; encoded by the coding sequence ATGATGCAGGAAGATTATAGTTTACCATTCGATATGTTAGGCAAGGATGAGGATATTGATCGTGCATCGCGCTCACTCAAGGCTATTTCTCATCCTTTGCGCCTCAAAATTTTATGTGTCCTAGGTGAGGATGAAGTCAACGTCCAAGATATTGTTGAGAATGTGGGCACTTCGCAGAGTAATATCTCACAACATTTAGCCATTTTGCGTGATAAAGGTATTCTAACCTCGCGCAAGGACGCTAATAAAGTGTTTTATAAGGTCGGTGATTACCGTACTTTACGTTTAATTAGTATGATGCAAGAGGTGTTCTGCACCCCAGCGGTTAAACGTTAA
- the trxC gene encoding thioredoxin TrxC, producing the protein MLVVCPHCQKTNRLPSDKPADQALCGSCGQVLLTGTPIELDFAQLQKHISRNEMPVLVDFWAPWCAPCRMMAPAFAEAAAQLSPHVRLAKVDTEAHQQAGAMFGIRSIPTMVLFVGGQEKARVSGAMNTSQIKAWVNQALAS; encoded by the coding sequence ATGTTAGTGGTATGTCCGCATTGTCAAAAAACCAATCGCCTACCCAGTGATAAACCCGCCGATCAAGCTTTATGCGGCTCTTGTGGGCAAGTATTATTGACGGGCACGCCCATAGAGCTAGATTTTGCGCAATTACAAAAGCACATTAGTCGCAATGAAATGCCCGTTTTAGTGGATTTTTGGGCGCCTTGGTGTGCGCCTTGCCGCATGATGGCCCCCGCTTTTGCCGAAGCCGCCGCGCAATTATCACCCCATGTACGTTTAGCGAAAGTCGATACCGAAGCCCATCAACAAGCAGGTGCTATGTTTGGTATTCGTAGTATTCCGACTATGGTGCTGTTTGTGGGCGGGCAAGAAAAGGCGCGGGTTTCAGGCGCGATGAATACTTCACAGATTAAGGCATGGGTTAATCAAGCCCTTGCATCATGA
- the glmS gene encoding glutamine--fructose-6-phosphate transaminase (isomerizing) yields MCGIVGAVAQRPVTEILLEGLRRLEYRGYDSAGLAVIDQQGKLVRSRALGRVARLQERLQSEPIEGHIGIAHTRWATHGVPAEHNAHPHFSTERVGLVHNGIVENHAELRAELKSQGYVFTSETDTEVVAHLLNRCLEKGDDVLQAMLNTRSQLTGAYSFAVIAHDDPETLIVARQGSPLVIGLGLGENFVGSDIQALLPVTSRFIYLENGDVARVKRYGIEIFDSNNEPVERPVKQSNVSSFASDLGEYRHFMLKEIFEQPSALAATLEGRIGANGIEWSAIKGQQVQERLAQVESIQIIACGTSFHAGLVGRYWIEALTDIPCQIEVASEYRYRRQAPRKNQLVITISQSGETADTLAALEKIKQEQSCLASLTICNVPESSLTRESDWSLMTIAGPEIGVASTKAFTTQLAALQLLVGLLIQAKGGDTGKVEQLSNELRQLPLLIEQTLNLNDAIEQLAERFLEKHHALFLGRGEMYPIAMEGALKLKEISYIHAEAYPAGELKHGPLALVDSEMPIVTVAPNTVLLEKLKSNLEEVRSRGGELYVFADKEAHIQALSNLHVLEMPHVPELLTPIVYTIPLQLLSYHVAVLKGTDVDKPRNLAKSVTVE; encoded by the coding sequence ATGTGTGGAATTGTTGGTGCAGTTGCGCAACGTCCCGTCACTGAAATCCTACTTGAAGGATTACGTCGCCTTGAATATCGTGGTTATGATTCCGCAGGTTTAGCGGTGATTGATCAACAAGGTAAGTTAGTGCGTAGTCGGGCTTTAGGTCGAGTAGCCCGCTTACAAGAGCGCCTCCAATCTGAACCTATTGAAGGACATATCGGCATTGCTCATACGCGCTGGGCCACTCATGGCGTACCTGCCGAGCATAATGCACACCCGCATTTTAGTACCGAGCGTGTCGGCTTAGTCCATAACGGTATTGTGGAAAATCATGCAGAGCTAAGAGCTGAGCTTAAGTCACAAGGTTATGTGTTTACCTCCGAAACCGATACTGAGGTAGTAGCACATTTACTCAATCGTTGCTTAGAAAAGGGCGATGACGTACTGCAAGCAATGCTTAATACGCGCTCTCAATTAACGGGAGCCTATAGTTTTGCCGTCATCGCGCATGATGATCCCGAAACCTTAATCGTCGCGCGTCAAGGCAGTCCGTTGGTTATAGGTTTAGGTTTGGGCGAAAATTTTGTTGGCTCCGATATTCAAGCCTTATTACCAGTGACTTCGCGCTTTATCTATTTAGAAAATGGCGATGTAGCGCGGGTAAAGCGTTATGGCATTGAAATTTTTGATAGTAATAATGAGCCAGTAGAGCGTCCGGTTAAGCAATCTAATGTCAGCTCATTTGCGTCTGATTTGGGTGAATATCGCCACTTTATGCTCAAAGAAATTTTTGAGCAGCCTAGTGCATTGGCGGCTACTTTAGAGGGGCGGATTGGGGCGAATGGGATTGAGTGGAGTGCTATTAAAGGGCAGCAAGTACAAGAGCGTCTGGCTCAGGTAGAGTCGATCCAGATCATTGCATGCGGTACTAGCTTTCATGCGGGTTTAGTAGGGCGTTATTGGATTGAAGCCTTAACTGATATTCCTTGCCAAATTGAGGTAGCTAGTGAGTATCGCTATCGTCGCCAAGCACCGCGTAAAAATCAATTAGTCATTACCATCTCTCAATCCGGCGAGACCGCCGATACTTTAGCCGCACTAGAAAAAATTAAACAAGAGCAAAGTTGCCTAGCCTCGCTGACTATTTGCAATGTACCTGAGAGTTCACTGACACGGGAATCTGATTGGTCTTTAATGACGATAGCAGGACCTGAAATTGGGGTGGCTTCAACAAAAGCTTTTACTACTCAATTAGCAGCTTTGCAATTATTGGTAGGACTGCTAATTCAAGCTAAGGGTGGCGATACTGGTAAAGTAGAGCAATTAAGTAATGAATTACGCCAGCTACCTCTATTAATTGAGCAAACCTTAAATCTGAATGATGCGATTGAGCAATTAGCCGAGCGCTTTTTAGAAAAGCACCATGCCTTATTTTTAGGGCGCGGTGAAATGTATCCCATTGCTATGGAAGGGGCATTAAAGCTTAAGGAAATTTCTTATATTCATGCCGAAGCTTACCCAGCGGGTGAGTTAAAGCATGGTCCGCTGGCTTTAGTCGATAGTGAAATGCCTATTGTAACGGTAGCGCCTAATACCGTTTTATTAGAGAAATTAAAGTCTAATTTAGAGGAAGTGCGTTCGCGTGGTGGTGAGCTGTATGTGTTTGCGGATAAAGAGGCGCATATTCAAGCATTGAGTAATTTACACGTACTAGAAATGCCGCATGTGCCGGAATTACTAACCCCGATTGTTTATACCATTCCCTTGCAGTTATTGTCCTATCACGTAGCTGTACTGAAAGGAACCGATGTCGATAAACCACGTAACTTAGCGAAATCGGTGACAGTAGAGTAA
- a CDS encoding rhodanese-like domain-containing protein, protein MNEYVAFVQNHLLLVVGFVGVLGFTIWLEFNRLTRKYKQLDTTQAVRLLNDDNTIVIDVREGNEVSAGKIKGARHIPLGQVATRVGELEKFKDQPILVYCRSGNRSAMAANTLTKKGFTNVNNLAGGITSWESANLPVSKK, encoded by the coding sequence GTGAACGAGTACGTAGCATTTGTGCAAAATCATTTACTACTGGTGGTAGGGTTTGTTGGGGTCTTGGGGTTTACCATTTGGTTAGAGTTTAATCGCTTGACTCGCAAATATAAGCAATTAGACACCACACAGGCGGTACGCCTACTCAATGATGATAATACTATTGTCATTGATGTGCGTGAGGGTAATGAAGTAAGTGCTGGCAAAATTAAAGGTGCACGTCATATTCCGCTAGGGCAAGTAGCTACTCGCGTGGGCGAACTGGAAAAATTCAAAGATCAACCTATATTAGTATATTGTCGTTCCGGTAATCGTTCAGCCATGGCTGCCAATACCTTGACTAAGAAAGGCTTTACCAATGTCAATAATTTGGCAGGAGGTATTACGTCTTGGGAGAGTGCCAATTTGCCTGTGAGTAAGAAGTAA
- a CDS encoding peptidoglycan DD-metalloendopeptidase family protein, with translation MNIYLQRLLVLNIILLPLVAYPFMATAAPTDTQSIQRDIRQLEVTLDNTKDRYQNLTDEVTQLEKKLSDIATNYRKTELKIEAAQQRLQEANTKSAALDRDLDEQKAALAEQLQAMYTTGGQSHLRLLLREDAPSDISRNLRYFNYLNEYRMERIERLHKTRAELLTLRETAHTEQQTLAELSSTLKNQQLQLQATLNEREGKLTTLKSDMRTQSRQLAKLQAEEAQLQRTIERLAEQREQAALAAQAAAKAAPPPTSVKQTTKATLETLMGAATPTPTPKRTQTNAETVSYSNNRPFTQLKGKLAWPTSGRILHAYRSRRNEKLQWNGVVIKAEGGAPVRSIAAGKVIFADWRPGYGHVIMVEHDRNYMSLYGYNRVLYKKEGSLIKANEVIAAVGNSGGQNQNGLYFEIRKGVTPMNPAIWCR, from the coding sequence GTGAACATTTATTTACAACGTTTGCTAGTACTCAACATCATCTTATTACCTTTAGTAGCCTATCCGTTTATGGCGACTGCTGCCCCTACGGATACACAGTCTATTCAGCGCGATATTCGACAACTAGAGGTTACTTTAGATAATACCAAAGATCGCTATCAAAATCTGACGGATGAAGTCACTCAATTAGAGAAAAAACTCAGTGATATTGCCACTAACTACCGCAAAACTGAGCTTAAAATTGAGGCTGCTCAACAACGCTTACAAGAAGCGAATACTAAAAGCGCAGCTCTAGACCGTGACTTAGATGAACAAAAGGCCGCTCTAGCCGAACAATTACAAGCGATGTACACCACCGGCGGACAATCCCATCTGCGTCTGCTGTTGCGTGAAGATGCCCCCTCCGATATTAGCCGCAATTTACGTTATTTTAACTATCTTAATGAATATCGTATGGAGCGCATTGAACGCCTACACAAGACTCGCGCTGAGCTTTTAACCTTACGTGAAACCGCCCATACAGAACAACAAACACTAGCCGAATTGTCTAGTACACTTAAAAACCAACAACTACAACTCCAAGCCACACTCAATGAGCGAGAAGGCAAATTAACTACACTTAAGAGTGATATGCGCACCCAGTCGCGCCAATTAGCTAAACTTCAAGCAGAAGAAGCTCAACTGCAACGCACTATCGAGCGTCTTGCCGAACAACGCGAACAAGCCGCATTAGCTGCTCAAGCAGCCGCTAAAGCTGCTCCCCCCCCTACTTCGGTCAAACAAACCACTAAAGCAACCCTAGAAACCTTGATGGGGGCAGCAACACCAACACCTACTCCCAAACGCACTCAAACTAATGCTGAGACAGTGAGTTATAGTAATAATCGCCCTTTTACCCAACTGAAAGGTAAATTGGCTTGGCCCACCAGTGGGCGCATTCTGCACGCCTATCGTTCTAGACGAAATGAAAAACTACAATGGAATGGTGTAGTGATCAAAGCAGAGGGCGGCGCACCTGTACGCAGCATAGCAGCGGGTAAAGTCATTTTTGCGGATTGGCGTCCGGGTTATGGGCATGTGATTATGGTTGAACATGATCGTAACTACATGAGTCTCTACGGTTATAATCGCGTACTTTATAAAAAGGAAGGTAGCCTGATTAAAGCCAATGAAGTGATTGCCGCCGTAGGGAACTCAGGGGGACAAAACCAAAATGGTCTTTACTTTGAAATTCGCAAAGGGGTGACCCCAATGAATCCGGCTATTTGGTGTCGCTAA
- a CDS encoding S41 family peptidase: protein MQSQRLVLGTLIGVLLGVTATVSINVFAFKQSADDAAVMPLDDLKKFTEVYSRVKEDYVEPVKDKELIGNAIRGMLTGLDPHSDYLNEEEYKELQVGTTGEFGGLGIEVGMEDGFVKVISPIDDTPAQKAGLEAGDLIIRLDDKPVKGMSLNDAVKIMRGKPNTDINLLIVREGKPKPFKVTITRAVIKVNSVKQRVLEPGYGYVRISSFQSKTTDSLNEAIAALQKDNKGALRGLILDLRNNPGGVLNAAVGVSDAFLDAGKIVYTEGRVEDAKMEYSAQKGDILNGSPIVVLVNRGSASASEIVSGALQDHKRAVIVGQKTFGKGSVQTVLPLDEKTAIKITTARYFTPLGRSIQAEGIKPDIELKALKVSADTNANEDLDLLSEADLSKHLSNPTLKAAKEADEALKEEEAKNKPAEPTKDKTTGSTTDKETSQPQTDASKADQDKPLAETDYQLFEALNILKGIDLATKRNKDATPPAKTL from the coding sequence ATGCAATCACAACGTCTCGTCCTCGGCACTTTAATAGGCGTCTTATTAGGTGTGACCGCAACGGTAAGTATCAATGTATTTGCCTTTAAACAAAGTGCAGACGATGCTGCGGTTATGCCGCTAGACGACCTCAAAAAATTCACCGAAGTGTATAGCCGCGTTAAAGAAGATTACGTCGAACCCGTCAAAGACAAAGAACTTATCGGGAATGCGATTCGTGGCATGTTAACCGGTTTAGATCCTCACTCTGACTATCTCAATGAAGAAGAATATAAAGAGCTTCAAGTCGGCACGACGGGTGAGTTTGGTGGTTTAGGGATTGAGGTCGGTATGGAGGATGGCTTTGTTAAGGTCATTTCCCCTATTGATGATACCCCGGCTCAGAAAGCAGGTCTTGAGGCAGGCGATTTAATTATTCGGCTCGATGACAAACCTGTTAAAGGCATGTCACTGAATGATGCAGTCAAAATCATGCGTGGCAAGCCTAATACCGATATTAATTTATTAATAGTGCGAGAAGGTAAACCTAAACCCTTTAAAGTCACTATTACTCGTGCCGTTATCAAGGTAAATAGTGTTAAACAACGGGTATTAGAACCCGGCTACGGCTATGTGCGCATCAGTAGCTTCCAATCTAAAACCACTGACTCACTGAATGAGGCTATTGCTGCTTTACAAAAAGATAATAAAGGTGCTTTACGTGGTCTGATATTGGACTTACGGAATAATCCGGGTGGCGTATTAAATGCGGCGGTGGGTGTATCCGATGCCTTCTTGGATGCAGGTAAAATTGTCTACACCGAAGGGCGTGTTGAAGATGCCAAAATGGAATACAGCGCTCAAAAGGGCGATATTCTTAATGGCTCGCCCATTGTGGTACTGGTCAACCGTGGTTCAGCCTCGGCTTCTGAGATTGTGTCTGGTGCACTTCAGGATCATAAGCGTGCTGTCATCGTTGGGCAAAAAACCTTTGGTAAAGGTTCAGTCCAAACTGTATTACCTTTAGACGAAAAGACCGCGATTAAAATCACTACCGCACGATACTTCACCCCCCTAGGACGCTCCATTCAAGCAGAAGGCATTAAACCTGATATTGAATTGAAAGCGCTCAAGGTCAGTGCTGATACTAATGCCAATGAAGACTTGGATCTCTTAAGCGAAGCCGATTTAAGCAAGCATTTAAGTAACCCTACGTTAAAAGCCGCTAAGGAAGCCGATGAGGCTTTAAAAGAAGAAGAGGCAAAGAACAAACCGGCTGAGCCTACCAAGGATAAAACTACCGGCAGTACTACGGATAAAGAAACGAGCCAGCCTCAGACTGATGCCTCTAAAGCGGATCAGGATAAGCCCTTAGCGGAGACCGATTACCAGTTATTTGAAGCACTTAATATCCTAAAAGGTATTGATCTTGCTACTAAACGCAATAAAGACGCTACGCCCCCCGCTAAGACGCTTTAA
- the moaC gene encoding cyclic pyranopterin monophosphate synthase MoaC: protein MSDLTHFNAQGEAHMVDVGAKAATHRIAIAKGEIHMQPTTLDKILAGEHKKGDVLGIARIAGIMAAKRTAELIPLCHPLALTHIHIDFIPESSPHTRVSCSVQVETTGQTGVEMEALTAVNVALLTIYDMCKAVDKGMILSNIRLVEKQGGRSGHWQAT, encoded by the coding sequence ATGAGTGATTTAACCCATTTCAATGCTCAAGGCGAAGCTCATATGGTGGATGTCGGTGCTAAAGCAGCGACCCACCGTATAGCGATTGCCAAGGGCGAAATCCATATGCAACCTACCACCTTAGATAAAATTTTGGCAGGTGAGCATAAAAAAGGCGATGTCTTAGGCATTGCCCGCATTGCAGGCATTATGGCGGCGAAACGGACGGCTGAACTCATTCCCCTCTGCCATCCTCTCGCTTTGACCCATATTCATATCGATTTTATTCCTGAAAGTAGTCCCCACACGCGAGTATCCTGTTCGGTGCAAGTAGAAACGACAGGACAAACAGGCGTTGAAATGGAAGCTCTCACCGCCGTGAATGTCGCTTTATTGACTATTTATGATATGTGTAAAGCCGTGGATAAGGGGATGATATTGAGCAATATTCGTCTGGTAGAAAAACAAGGCGGGCGCTCAGGTCACTGGCAAGCAACCTGA
- the grxC gene encoding glutaredoxin 3 — protein MPAVKMYATRFCPYCMRARSLLNRKQVPFTEINVGNDGELWAEMEALSGRNTVPQIFIGERSIGGYDDMAALERSGELDQLLGLTSC, from the coding sequence CTGCCTGCGGTTAAAATGTATGCTACCCGTTTCTGCCCTTACTGCATGCGGGCGCGATCCTTATTAAACCGTAAGCAAGTACCTTTTACTGAGATTAATGTGGGTAATGATGGCGAGCTATGGGCTGAAATGGAAGCGCTTAGCGGACGCAATACCGTTCCACAAATCTTTATCGGTGAGCGTTCTATTGGTGGTTATGATGATATGGCTGCCTTAGAGCGCTCAGGTGAACTCGATCAATTATTAGGATTAACATCATGTTAG
- the glmU gene encoding bifunctional UDP-N-acetylglucosamine diphosphorylase/glucosamine-1-phosphate N-acetyltransferase GlmU, with amino-acid sequence MMKLFPIILAAGQGTRMRSALPKVLHPIAGKPMLQHVIDACEQLTVTKIAVVYGHGGEQVKQQVVGKQLLWALQAEQKGTGHAVQQAIDLAEDSDLVLIAYGDVPLIRAETLNKLCLGLGQATLCVLTTKVPHPKGYGRIVRDAQGKVKAIVEEKDTNDEQRLINEINTGFMAARASDWKRWLKQLTPQNAQGEYYLTDCVGLAVAEGWVVSSVLCEDSQEVEGVNNRIQLAQLERVAQKRQVEQLMLNGVTIVDPARLDIRGKVSAQIDTYIDVNVVLQGEVVLGKNVVIEPNCIIKDSTIGDFCHIKANSLIESAVIARDCDIGPFARVRPGTVLEPEAKIGNFVETKKAYIGSGSKVSHLSYIGDATVGANVNIGAGTITCNYDGVNKHQTIIGDDAFIGSCTQLVAPVKVGEGATIGAGSTITKDTPPHQLTLTRAPQKTIENWQRPVKEPK; translated from the coding sequence ATGATGAAGTTATTTCCTATTATTCTTGCGGCGGGTCAAGGGACTCGTATGCGTTCTGCTTTGCCTAAAGTATTGCATCCTATTGCGGGTAAACCGATGTTGCAGCATGTGATTGATGCTTGTGAGCAATTAACGGTGACTAAAATAGCAGTTGTCTACGGACATGGAGGCGAACAAGTTAAACAACAAGTAGTAGGAAAACAGCTATTATGGGCGCTACAAGCTGAGCAAAAAGGTACAGGTCACGCTGTGCAGCAAGCTATTGATTTAGCTGAGGATAGTGATCTAGTGCTCATCGCTTATGGTGATGTTCCGCTGATTCGTGCCGAAACCTTAAATAAGTTATGTCTAGGCTTAGGGCAAGCGACCTTATGCGTCCTAACTACTAAAGTACCTCATCCTAAAGGCTATGGACGGATTGTGCGCGATGCACAGGGCAAGGTAAAAGCCATTGTTGAGGAAAAGGATACGAATGACGAGCAGCGTTTAATTAATGAGATTAATACGGGTTTTATGGCGGCACGAGCGAGCGATTGGAAGCGTTGGCTGAAACAACTTACGCCTCAAAATGCTCAAGGTGAGTATTATCTAACCGATTGTGTAGGTTTAGCCGTTGCAGAAGGTTGGGTAGTCAGTAGCGTGTTATGTGAGGACTCCCAAGAGGTTGAGGGCGTAAATAATCGTATTCAGCTTGCCCAATTAGAACGTGTAGCGCAAAAGCGTCAAGTAGAGCAATTAATGCTAAATGGCGTCACTATTGTAGATCCAGCTCGTCTGGATATTCGTGGCAAAGTAAGCGCACAAATCGATACTTATATCGATGTCAATGTGGTACTGCAAGGAGAGGTGGTACTAGGAAAGAATGTCGTCATTGAACCCAATTGCATTATTAAAGACTCTACTATTGGTGATTTTTGCCATATTAAAGCCAATAGCCTGATTGAATCAGCAGTGATTGCACGCGATTGTGATATTGGGCCTTTTGCACGGGTACGTCCGGGTACGGTCTTAGAGCCGGAGGCTAAAATTGGCAATTTCGTGGAAACTAAAAAAGCTTATATTGGTTCTGGCAGTAAAGTGAGTCACTTAAGCTATATTGGCGATGCGACAGTAGGTGCGAATGTTAATATAGGTGCAGGTACGATTACCTGCAATTACGATGGTGTTAATAAGCATCAAACCATTATTGGAGATGATGCGTTTATTGGTTCATGTACCCAATTAGTAGCCCCAGTGAAAGTGGGCGAGGGTGCGACGATTGGTGCGGGTTCTACAATTACTAAAGATACCCCACCTCATCAATTAACACTCACTCGCGCCCCACAAAAAACGATTGAAAACTGGCAACGCCCAGTTAAGGAGCCAAAGTAA
- the secB gene encoding protein-export chaperone SecB, giving the protein MSDTNTAAAQEEQQFIIQRIYLKDVSFEAPSSPSVFTETWDPDTDLDLNTHVNTLQNNNYEVELMLTITVKSNGRPAFLVEVKQAGVFFITGYAPEHLNHLLAAYCPNTLFPYAREVIAGLVSKGSFPELHLSPINFDALYVRRLQEQMERTTEAQPA; this is encoded by the coding sequence ATGAGCGATACCAATACTGCCGCCGCACAAGAAGAACAACAATTTATTATTCAGCGCATCTATTTAAAAGATGTGTCTTTTGAAGCACCTAGCTCGCCTAGCGTCTTTACCGAGACTTGGGACCCTGATACCGATTTAGATCTCAATACTCATGTTAATACCTTGCAAAACAATAATTACGAAGTAGAGCTAATGCTGACTATTACCGTAAAAAGTAATGGCAGACCTGCTTTCTTAGTCGAAGTTAAACAAGCAGGTGTATTTTTTATTACCGGATATGCTCCTGAACATTTGAATCACTTATTAGCCGCTTATTGCCCGAATACTTTATTCCCCTATGCGCGTGAAGTGATCGCAGGCTTAGTCTCTAAAGGTAGTTTCCCTGAATTACATCTTTCACCGATTAACTTCGATGCTTTATATGTACGTCGTTTGCAAGAGCAAATGGAGCGTACTACTGAAGCTCAACCAGCTTAA